In Zingiber officinale cultivar Zhangliang chromosome 3A, Zo_v1.1, whole genome shotgun sequence, the DNA window ATCAACTTCCCTCCTCGTTGAACTTCCCTCCTTCGTGATCTCCGAAGGAGGACTTCATGAACAACGTCGCCCCTGATTGATCCACCGCCATCGATCCATTCCATTTCATTCTTTAATCTAAACCTCGTGCTGGGACCGAAGGAGCAAGAGTGGAGCGAAGAAAGGCGATTCTTTCGCGATGGGGAACGCATCTGCCATGCTCACCCAATACGACATCGAGGAAGTCCAAGACCACTGCAACTATCTCTGTACTGTCTCTGATTTTCGTTCGTACCCAGCAACGGTGGTTGTTCTTTCTTGATGTGTTCCTGCTTTCAGTTTCGCAGCAGGAGATCGTCGCCCTCTACAGTCGCTTCTGCCAGCTCGATCGCACTGCCAAGGGCTTCATCTCCTCCGACGAGTTCCTCTCCATTCCCGAGTTCTCCCTCAATCCCCTCTCACAAGTCCGCCATTTTCATCGTTTTCTTACTCTTTGGATTTCTCTACCGTTTATTCTCGCAATTTTACCCTTTTTTGCTCTTCATTTTTCTTGTGCAGAGGCTGCTTAAGATGGTTGATGGGTTGAATTTCAAGGACTTCGTTGCCTTCTTGTCCGCGTTTAGCCCGCAAGCTACTACTCAGCAGAAAATTGAATGTGAGTAGTTCGTCCAGTCATTCTGTATTTGGGTCTTTCCATTGAATGGTTTCTTCTTGTTGAATTTTGTTGCTGCGCAGTCATTTTTAAGGTGTATGATGCTGATGGTAAGGGGAGAGTCACTTTCAAGGATTTGCTGGAGGTGCTCCGAGACTTGACGGGTTCATTCATGTCAGAGGAACAGAGAGAGGTTACCTCTAATTCAAATCGCAGTCTCCCTCTTGTTGTCTGCTTTGATTTGCCTTTCAATATATCATATTGGGTTTCCAGGAATGTTAGTTAATCAATTTGTGTCTGTTTGAGTTTCTATTGCGGTTATTTATTCATTCAGTAAATTGCAAATAAGTTAATTGTCATCTGCAAATCCTCTGCATAAGAAACCCTAGCTATAAGAGCTTATAAGCTTGTTTCTTAACAGGACTGCTATAAGATTTGAAATTATTTACTAATgaattatttgaaattatttactaatgaattatttgaaattatttactAATGAGTTATTTAAAATCACTTTGACAATGTGCTGGATGTTGATGGTGTTTTTGCttgtctattataactataaaaaattTATGACTAGATGCATGCAGGCTTCCATCTTGAATGTGGTAGGTCACTGCCCGTATTGGCATCTTAAAAAGGAGTTGCTGGCACCTTTTCTTGATGAGATTGGAATCCCAATTCTCAAGTTCAAATGGTATTTGTGTGACTGTGTTCCCTTGTGAGCCTAGCCATCTCATCATCACCATCCTCTATAAAGCATACATTTATTTGTTCACATAAAAAATTCTTGTCTTTCTCACCATCCACAATGCATGGACGACCTTGCAAGACAACTatctcagtttttttttttcctttttgattttCATCGAAGATAAGCCTCATGATTTCTAAATTCTGATACTAGTTCACAACTATTATTTCTTCTTTTGAAAACTACAAGGCATGAATCATACTTATTAATATCCCTGGCGAGTTGAATCATAGGAACAACAATTGCATTGATCCATAATTCTTATGGAACACTACGCAACTTTTAAACTTATaatcaaagaaaaaggaaaaaaattatataagaatGCCCAGCAATTGAAAAATGGATTGGGCAAAAGAAACTGTCTTCTTATGATGACTAATATTGGGTGATTTGAAATAGCCAATGGGATTTGTTTTTATTAAGAGGGATATAAATCAATGTCAGATCCAAATATATATCAAGTACAATTGATAGAAAGCTCACTTGTTGCTTGAGTTAATAGAATCTGGGAGCCTCAATTATATGAGTGATCTATAaggtggcaaaggagaaaagcTTTATTTGATCACTTGGACCTTTCTGATATAGAGATCTGATTATGatttattagattttataaaaGACAAGGAGAATAGAACATACATAAGCAAAATTGGGAGCAATGTGATAACAGTTTATGTGTAATAGACTGAGAAGACTTGAAAGAGATAAGATCTCCATTTTGGGCAATGTGATGCCAAAAATTGGGTGCAAACAACCGAAATTATAATTCCAACATGGTCAGAATGTTCAAAAGCTATGACCTCAAATATTTCTGAAGCACCCTTTTAACCCTTTTCTTTttgtctttttttcctttttttaaaaatcGTCAAGCAAGCCTTTGGGAACTCGTGGTTCATGTTTTCAGTCTATGGGCTTTAGCTATTCAATGACTTAAAAAGTCTCCCTCAACTTAATACAAAAGTTGGACAACAGAATACTTATAAAGacaatgagattttttttttttttaaggcacGCTATGGACCTGCATTGTTATATCAACCTTCTTATTCTAATTATCTGACCGGTTTGATGCGTTCCTATCAATCCACATATGCATGTCAACTTGATAGTTGAACTTCACTGATCTTGATGCCAAACTGCTCATTGTAATTTGCAAAAAATTGTCTCAAGAGAGATGGCAGAAGACAGGAAAATTTAGATAGAGACATTATCATTTTGATTAATCTTGGGTCTAGAGAAATATCAGTGAATACTTAGTTTGCTTTTGGGATAAGTTCCATATAGTGGATACTGTATGTAGTGGATGCTGTAAAAACTTGATATTTTTGTTTGTACCATGTACATCTTTTTATTTAAGTTTCTTAAGAATATACATAATAATCTCTTCATGTTACTAATATTATAAATAGAATTGGCTACATCTCCTTGTAGTCCTTGCAGCAGCCAAAGGTATCAGCATAATTATTTGCTAAAGCATTTTGTACTCTTTTGGTGTTATATTTTATTCAGTTTCTTTTTCAACATCTATTAAGGGACATGACATCTGTCACAATTGAGAGGTGTTAAAGGATATAAGTTTCCTTTCACAGCATAAGAGTGCCTGGATAGATGGAATTTTAACTATAATATTGGAGAATCAAATCAccaaggaaaaatttaaatacaATCACAGTGTATCATGGAATGAAACCAAACTCACAGGGTAAAGTCATTATATTTGTTGCCTAATTATTCATGTCTTAATGTGGACGTACAGTGATTTCATTATTTGTTTTGTTCCTGTCGTTTAGCCGAGTATTTCATCAATGAAAATAGATTTGCTCTATTtatgtattttaaaaattgttgcaAAGTATGGCATTTAACTTTATTATTCTGCTAAAAATGAAGGTGGCATTAAGTATGAATGGAAAACTGAATACACTGGATTGTCATATGTGAAGCTGCAGTTATTGCTTTCCTCTAATTCAAAATTACTCATTTTCAATTGTGTAGCTGAGGTTAAGCCATTGTTGAGGAACTGAACTATTGAACCTTGTATCACAATATATATGTCATATGTGATTTCACAATAAACAGGTACATATTTTGAAAATGGAGAATGCTTCGAGAACTATCTAACTCCTTGTATTCTTGCTTACTTTTTGCAGAAAGTTTTAGGTCAGGTTTTGGAGGAGGCTGGATACTCAAGAGAATCAACACTTTATTTTGAGGACTTCATGAAGGTACTAGTCTAATTCTTTACTCATGAGCTTCTATGTTTTTCGACAACTGAAATATATCTGTGTTTCTGTGTTCTTTAACTGATGACTGAAAGATTGTATCTGCCATTAAGCCATCATATTGACATTAGCTGTCTGTACGTATTATCTACAGATTATGATGctctttctttatttctttacAATTCTAATATTTCTAACCCCTATGCCTTCATTTTCAATGAATTCAACTAATCTAATTATATAATCTGAATATGTTCATATCATCTCAATTTATTTTCTTATGCCTTCATTTTCAATGGATTCAACTAATCTAATTATATAATCTGAATATGTTCATATCATCTCAATTTATTTTCTCTTAATATTTATTGAAACTATGGTATCTAATATCTCATTATCgtataatagataaaaaaaaaaaatcctgcaTTCTCATACCAATTTCTTGTTCATTCGTCTTGACTATGTTAATATCTCATTATTGTATAGTAAactattgaatgaacataaataagtttttattaaCTATTGAACTTGTTTACAAGCATATTGCTCATTTACAAATTTAGAATCATCCTTCTGTGCTAATCTACAGTCCTTCCTGATGTGGACATGTAATGCTGATTATTAGTTATTTTGGACAACAGAATAATGGACCGGTATACTTGTTATATTCATCAAAGTTGATGTAGATAATCACTAGTTATATTTTCATAGTTCTCCAAGTTCAAGAATTAGTCCAAAAATCTCATTTGATATGACTTTTGTCTAGCGTTTTGCTTTTGGATAAGGCCTCTGGACATATAAACAGAGTCAACTTGCTGTCTTTTGGTGGATAATTTAATCAGGTTGTTATTGTTTTCATTTCCTAATCATGCTCTATTTGTTCCAGATTCTCTCCAAAGCGGGTTTGAAAATGGAGGTTGAAGTACCCGTGGATTAAGTTATAGAAGTGGCTGTAGGTTGGGTCGTTATACATGTCAAATAATTGTtacaataaaagaaatttcttatTTTTGTTCAATATACAATTTAATGTTATAGATGTTTTTCCCATTATTGGGCTTGACCTAGTGGGGCTCTTTGATGTCCTTCCCCCGCCGGAGTTATTACTACGAACCCTTTGCTGTAGCACCATGGTCAGCATTGTTGAATCCGTCTGGGAATATTAAAATGAGAACGGTGGAGTGAAATAACGGTTTCCCGgcgaagaaaatagaaaatgcgTGCAAGAGATTCAAGGGATAAGGGGTGTCTGGCTGTGAAGATTTCCCTAGTGAGCAACAAAATGAGGAACAGAACAGAGCCTGACTGACTGAGAAGCCGACCTGGATGACAGGGTGAGTCGATGAAACCCTTACTGAACTCCCCTTCCTTCTTATGGTCATGTATAAGTATCTTGGtggcgagcgatttcgccttttgccacatgtatAAGTATCTTGGTGCATTTCTAGTGTTGACTGtgatttgtttgaatttttttatttgttttgaaTACATTATTGAGCAATGATTGTTATGACATTTTGGAGCAGAACCACAATTTACAACGGTTGAGATGGTACAATTTTTGTGTGGCGTATTTGTTGTCTGTGGTGGTAAAGCTGAAATCGTTCCCTTAACGGCCGGCGGTCTTACATTTTAGAAAGGGATAAATTACATAGGTTTATTTAATCTTGGTCGAGCAGTCCTTTCAAGATAGTTTCATGTACTTAAAAGGAGTTAAATTATAGGATTTATTCAGTCTTAATCAGGGCAGTTTCATGAATTCTAAAAGGGAATAAATTATAAGGTTTATTTTGCGGCCTTCTTAAATAGGGAGCTTGAGATAATTTGAGAACTATACCTTTTTGTGGCTCTCACGGGGCGGTGTGTTTGTTATCGATCTATTATGTTTAATATGATTAAAATTTATCTATTGATAATAAATCCTAAATGCATACCTTATATGTTGGCACAGTTGATATCTATATGGATGATTGTTTCATTAGATCTAAGGGTTAATTCTCAATGGTATAAAATATCTTGCTAAGTATCTCTCATGTTGAGTGTTTGATCTCTCCTTATAAAAGACCGTGGTATTAGGACGAACGCCCCCAACTATGTTCATTAGCCTATACTATGGTTTCAATCAATTCTTTCATTATCcacttcaaaaatttaaaaccaTGGATTTCCCAAACAAATAAATTCACAAGCCCAAACAAGATGTCCAAATAAAAACATTAAGTTTATACGGATAAACTATTCTTATCAAAAGGCTTATATCCATTAATAAGTTGTGAAAAGTTTAACCACGCATAATCTCTTAACCATCTAATTGTGGAAGATTCATTAAATTGTAAAATATTACTATGCGTTTTCAATGTTAATAAAAAATGACAAATGATATTTCACATCtagaaaattatcaaataaaATACGTCCCAAATAAAAATACCATGAGTATCGCCGCCCCGTGCCCGTCGGCAAATGTCCAGTAATTTACCTCCTTCCAGCAAATATAAGGGCACTAAAAGGCCCCTTGACAGATGACACCATTCCCTTGAGACTAAGGGTGAGCAGTCAATCCGTCAAATCGATCAATCCGTTTATATCGATTCGATtcaaatcgaaaaataaaaatcCGCTGGATATAGGACCGGATGTAGGGTCTTGATGTTGCATTGTCCGATCTAGTAGGGTCGGAAAATTTTTATCCCAATAATCGAATCAATCCGATCCGCGATCATCCCTACTTATAGCAATTACTGTCGATAAattgctacacattgtagtagtTACTGTCGATAAACTGctacatattgtagcagctactgacgattaactgctacaacgtgtaatgaataatgtttattatcattttaaaatattttattattttattattttattattttatatttatattttatatttcattggatatagaaTCCGATATTCAAATATCTGATAATCCGTCGAATATCTGATACATAATAATCGTCAGATATAAGATTGGATATAGGTCCTGTTATTATATTATTTGATCTAGTAGAATCGAAATTTTTTTTAtcctaataaataaattaatttaatccaTTATCATCCCTACTTGATACTGAGACTGATACTGATACTGAGTGGTTAACGGGGACGGTGTCATCTTTTTATTTTTGCCCATCTTTAATTGCACtgcacttgtttaaaattttgcCTATTTCAGAAACCAGCCAAAACACTATTTTACCATGCCTTCGTGCTGAAATTGGTTTCTGGCCGCAGATTTGCAAAGCAGCCGTTGCTTCTCCCGAGCCACAATCCTTTCCAGCGATCGAGATTCAAGCATCCGTCTGGTGATGTGTGAGCCTCTATTTCTCCGTTTTCAAATTGATTTGTTACGGCCTCAACTGGAGTCGAGAGAAGGGGCATGGCTTCTGCTTCTCTCTTTTCCGCCTCTCTTTGCTCCTCTTCGCTTTCTCATCTCGGACTCCGTCGCGGAGGAAACACGAGTTTGTCGCTTCCCCGGAGAAGAATAATGGAGGTTGTCTGCGGTAGTGACGGAATTGGAGAGAAGAGCAAGGGCACGGCTGGGGACGCTGAGGATAAGCCCTCTTTCAATCCTTTCGGATTCGTGACAGACAACCCGTCGAGCCGTAGTGCCATCCAGTTGCCAGAATCTCCTGCTGAGGATGGAAACGTCGGCCAGATGCTTTATGTACTGTAATCTCGTCTCACCCACCTCCTTACTATTGAATTTGTCGCTAAAAACGTGAATCAACGAGGCGAatgatctgtttttttttttcgttATTCTTTTTCCATCGTTGTAAGGTTGGGTTTTTTATCAGCTCACAAACTATAACATTTACGAAGGTTGTATACTAGTACTGCTTAGTGCTGACGAGGCTAAGAAAGGGAGATTATATATCAGACAAGGTTCTTCATGGATGAGTGCCCTATTTACAGGTGTTATGTGAAAAGTTCAGAATTGAGCTATAATCAATAGAAGAGTTGCATAGTCTTTTATATAGCGTTTACATTGG includes these proteins:
- the LOC122052925 gene encoding calcineurin subunit B-like, producing MGNASAMLTQYDIEEVQDHCNYLFSQQEIVALYSRFCQLDRTAKGFISSDEFLSIPEFSLNPLSQRLLKMVDGLNFKDFVAFLSAFSPQATTQQKIEFIFKVYDADGKGRVTFKDLLEVLRDLTGSFMSEEQREKVLGQVLEEAGYSRESTLYFEDFMKILSKAGLKMEVEVPVD